One window from the genome of Saimiri boliviensis isolate mSaiBol1 chromosome 2, mSaiBol1.pri, whole genome shotgun sequence encodes:
- the CD276 gene encoding CD276 antigen isoform X2, with translation MLHFQAGAAFHRGKPSCQPPHGKMLRRRGPPGLGVHVAAALGALWFCFTGALEVYVPEDPVVALVGTNATLHCSFSPEPGFSLAQLNLIWQLTDTKQLVHSFAEGRDQGSAYANRTALFLDLLAQGNASLRLQHVRVADEGSFTCFVSIRDFGSAVVSLQVAAPYSKPSMTLEPNKDLRPGDTVTITCSSSRGYPEAEVFWQDGQGVPLTSNVTTSQMANEQGLFDVHSVLRVVLGANGTYSCLVRNPVLQQDAHGSVTITPQRSPTGAIEVQVPEDPVVARVGTNATLHCSFSPEPGFSLAQLNLIWQLTDTKQLVHSFTEGQDQGSAYANRTALFLDLLAQGNASLRLQGVRVADEGSFTCFVSIRDFGSAVVSLQVAAPYSKPSMTLEPNKDLRPGDTVTITCSSSRGYPEAEVFWQDGQGAPLTSNVTTSQMANEQGLFDVHSVLRVVLGANGTYSCLVRNPVLQQDAHGSVTITGQPMTFPPEALWVTVGLAVCLVALLVALAFVCWRKIKQSCEEENAGAEDQDGEGEGAKTALQPLKRSESKEDDGQEIA, from the exons ATGCTTCATTTCCAG gcAGGGGCAGCCTTCCACCGCGGGAAGCCCAGCTGTCAGCCGCCTCACGGGAAGATGCTGCGTCGGCGGGGCCCCCCTGGCCTGGGTGTGCACGTGGCTGCAGCTCTGGGAGCACTGTGGTTCTGCTTCACAG gagCTCTGGAGGTCTATGTCCCTGAAGACCCGGTGGTGGCCCTGGTGGGCACCAATGCCACCCTGCACTGCTCCTTCTCCCCTGAGCCTGGCTTCAGCCTGGCACAGCTCAACCTCATCTGGCAGCTGACAGACACCAAGCAGCTGGTGCACAGCTTCGCCGAGGGCCGGGACCAGGGCAGCGCCTATGCCAACCGCACAGCGCTCTTCCTGGACCTGCTGGCACAGGGCAACGCATCCCTGAGGCTGCAGCACGTGCGTGTGGCGGACGAGGGCAGTTTCACCTGCTTCGTGAGCATCCGGGACTTCGGCAGCGCTGTGGTCAGCCTGCAGGTGGCTG CTCCCTACTCGAAGCCCAGCATGACCCTGGAGCCCAACAAGGACCTGCGGCCCGGGGACACAGTGACCATCACGTGCTCCAGCTCCCGGGGTTACCCTGAGGCGGAGGTGTTCTGGCAGGACGGGCAGGGTGTGCCCCTGACCAGCAATGTCACCACGTCGCAGATGGCCAACGAGCAGGGCTTGTTCGACGTGCACAGTGTCCTGCGGGTGGTGCTGGGTGCAAATGGCACCTACAGCTGCCTGGTGCGCAACCCCGTGCTGCAGCAGGACGCGCACGGCTCCGTCACCATCACACCCCAGAGAAGCCCCACAG gAGCCATAGAGGTCCAGGTCCCTGAGGACCCGGTGGTGGCCCGGGTGGGCACCAATGCCACCCTGCACTGCTCCTTCTCCCCTGAGCCTGGCTTCAGCCTGGCACAGCTCAACCTCATCTGGCAGCTGACAGACACCAAGCAGCTGGTGCACAGTTTCACCGAGGGCCAGGATCAGGGCAGCGCCTATGCCAACCGCACAGCGCTCTTCCTGGACCTGCTGGCACAGGGCAACGCATCCCTGAGGCTGCAGGGCGTGCGCGTGGCGGACGAGGGCAGCTTCACCTGCTTCGTGAGCATCCGGGACTTCGGCAGCGCTGTGGTCAGCCTGCAGGTGGCTG CTCCCTACTCGAAGCCCAGCATGACCCTGGAGCCCAACAAGGACCTGCGGCCCGGGGACACGGTGACCATCACGTGCTCCAGCTCCCGGGGTTACCCTGAGGCCGAGGTGTTCTGGCAGGACGGGCAGGGTGCGCCCCTGACCAGCAACGTGACCACGTCGCAGATGGCCAACGAGCAGGGCTTGTTCGACGTGCACAGTGTCCTGCGGGTGGTGCTGGGTGCAAATGGCACCTACAGCTGCCTGGTGCGCAACCCCGTGCTGCAGCAGGACGCGCACGGCTCCGTCACCATCACAG GGCAGCCCATGACATTCCCCCCAGAGGCCCTGTGGGTGACCGTGGGGCTCGCTGTCTGCCTTGTTGCACTGCTGGTGGCCCTGGCTTTTGTATGCTGGAGAAAGATCAAACAGAGCTGTGAGGAGGAGAATgcag GAGCTGAGGACCaggatggggagggagaaggagccaAGACGG CCCTGCAGCCTCTGAAACGCTCTGAAAGCAAAGAAG ATGATGGCCAAGAAATAGCCTGA
- the CD276 gene encoding CD276 antigen isoform X3 encodes MLRRRGPPGLGVHVAAALGALWFCFTGALEVYVPEDPVVALVGTNATLHCSFSPEPGFSLAQLNLIWQLTDTKQLVHSFAEGRDQGSAYANRTALFLDLLAQGNASLRLQHVRVADEGSFTCFVSIRDFGSAVVSLQVAAPYSKPSMTLEPNKDLRPGDTVTITCSSSRGYPEAEVFWQDGQGVPLTSNVTTSQMANEQGLFDVHSVLRVVLGANGTYSCLVRNPVLQQDAHGSVTITPQRSPTGAIEVQVPEDPVVARVGTNATLHCSFSPEPGFSLAQLNLIWQLTDTKQLVHSFTEGQDQGSAYANRTALFLDLLAQGNASLRLQGVRVADEGSFTCFVSIRDFGSAVVSLQVAAPYSKPSMTLEPNKDLRPGDTVTITCSSSRGYPEAEVFWQDGQGAPLTSNVTTSQMANEQGLFDVHSVLRVVLGANGTYSCLVRNPVLQQDAHGSVTITGQPMTFPPEALWVTVGLAVCLVALLVALAFVCWRKIKQSCEEENAGAEDQDGEGEGAKTGCVALGKVTCSSGRQFPICNMSS; translated from the exons ATGCTGCGTCGGCGGGGCCCCCCTGGCCTGGGTGTGCACGTGGCTGCAGCTCTGGGAGCACTGTGGTTCTGCTTCACAG gagCTCTGGAGGTCTATGTCCCTGAAGACCCGGTGGTGGCCCTGGTGGGCACCAATGCCACCCTGCACTGCTCCTTCTCCCCTGAGCCTGGCTTCAGCCTGGCACAGCTCAACCTCATCTGGCAGCTGACAGACACCAAGCAGCTGGTGCACAGCTTCGCCGAGGGCCGGGACCAGGGCAGCGCCTATGCCAACCGCACAGCGCTCTTCCTGGACCTGCTGGCACAGGGCAACGCATCCCTGAGGCTGCAGCACGTGCGTGTGGCGGACGAGGGCAGTTTCACCTGCTTCGTGAGCATCCGGGACTTCGGCAGCGCTGTGGTCAGCCTGCAGGTGGCTG CTCCCTACTCGAAGCCCAGCATGACCCTGGAGCCCAACAAGGACCTGCGGCCCGGGGACACAGTGACCATCACGTGCTCCAGCTCCCGGGGTTACCCTGAGGCGGAGGTGTTCTGGCAGGACGGGCAGGGTGTGCCCCTGACCAGCAATGTCACCACGTCGCAGATGGCCAACGAGCAGGGCTTGTTCGACGTGCACAGTGTCCTGCGGGTGGTGCTGGGTGCAAATGGCACCTACAGCTGCCTGGTGCGCAACCCCGTGCTGCAGCAGGACGCGCACGGCTCCGTCACCATCACACCCCAGAGAAGCCCCACAG gAGCCATAGAGGTCCAGGTCCCTGAGGACCCGGTGGTGGCCCGGGTGGGCACCAATGCCACCCTGCACTGCTCCTTCTCCCCTGAGCCTGGCTTCAGCCTGGCACAGCTCAACCTCATCTGGCAGCTGACAGACACCAAGCAGCTGGTGCACAGTTTCACCGAGGGCCAGGATCAGGGCAGCGCCTATGCCAACCGCACAGCGCTCTTCCTGGACCTGCTGGCACAGGGCAACGCATCCCTGAGGCTGCAGGGCGTGCGCGTGGCGGACGAGGGCAGCTTCACCTGCTTCGTGAGCATCCGGGACTTCGGCAGCGCTGTGGTCAGCCTGCAGGTGGCTG CTCCCTACTCGAAGCCCAGCATGACCCTGGAGCCCAACAAGGACCTGCGGCCCGGGGACACGGTGACCATCACGTGCTCCAGCTCCCGGGGTTACCCTGAGGCCGAGGTGTTCTGGCAGGACGGGCAGGGTGCGCCCCTGACCAGCAACGTGACCACGTCGCAGATGGCCAACGAGCAGGGCTTGTTCGACGTGCACAGTGTCCTGCGGGTGGTGCTGGGTGCAAATGGCACCTACAGCTGCCTGGTGCGCAACCCCGTGCTGCAGCAGGACGCGCACGGCTCCGTCACCATCACAG GGCAGCCCATGACATTCCCCCCAGAGGCCCTGTGGGTGACCGTGGGGCTCGCTGTCTGCCTTGTTGCACTGCTGGTGGCCCTGGCTTTTGTATGCTGGAGAAAGATCAAACAGAGCTGTGAGGAGGAGAATgcag GAGCTGAGGACCaggatggggagggagaaggagccaAGACGG gctgtgtggctttgggcaaggtGACTTGCTCCTCTGGGCGtcagtttcccatctgtaacATGTCATCCTGA
- the CD276 gene encoding CD276 antigen isoform X1 — MLHFQAGAAFHRGKPSCQPPHGKMLRRRGPPGLGVHVAAALGALWFCFTGALEVYVPEDPVVALVGTNATLHCSFSPEPGFSLAQLNLIWQLTDTKQLVHSFAEGRDQGSAYANRTALFLDLLAQGNASLRLQHVRVADEGSFTCFVSIRDFGSAVVSLQVAAPYSKPSMTLEPNKDLRPGDTVTITCSSSRGYPEAEVFWQDGQGVPLTSNVTTSQMANEQGLFDVHSVLRVVLGANGTYSCLVRNPVLQQDAHGSVTITPQRSPTGAIEVQVPEDPVVARVGTNATLHCSFSPEPGFSLAQLNLIWQLTDTKQLVHSFTEGQDQGSAYANRTALFLDLLAQGNASLRLQGVRVADEGSFTCFVSIRDFGSAVVSLQVAAPYSKPSMTLEPNKDLRPGDTVTITCSSSRGYPEAEVFWQDGQGAPLTSNVTTSQMANEQGLFDVHSVLRVVLGANGTYSCLVRNPVLQQDAHGSVTITGQPMTFPPEALWVTVGLAVCLVALLVALAFVCWRKIKQSCEEENAGAEDQDGEGEGAKTGCVALGKVTCSSGRQFPICNMSS, encoded by the exons ATGCTTCATTTCCAG gcAGGGGCAGCCTTCCACCGCGGGAAGCCCAGCTGTCAGCCGCCTCACGGGAAGATGCTGCGTCGGCGGGGCCCCCCTGGCCTGGGTGTGCACGTGGCTGCAGCTCTGGGAGCACTGTGGTTCTGCTTCACAG gagCTCTGGAGGTCTATGTCCCTGAAGACCCGGTGGTGGCCCTGGTGGGCACCAATGCCACCCTGCACTGCTCCTTCTCCCCTGAGCCTGGCTTCAGCCTGGCACAGCTCAACCTCATCTGGCAGCTGACAGACACCAAGCAGCTGGTGCACAGCTTCGCCGAGGGCCGGGACCAGGGCAGCGCCTATGCCAACCGCACAGCGCTCTTCCTGGACCTGCTGGCACAGGGCAACGCATCCCTGAGGCTGCAGCACGTGCGTGTGGCGGACGAGGGCAGTTTCACCTGCTTCGTGAGCATCCGGGACTTCGGCAGCGCTGTGGTCAGCCTGCAGGTGGCTG CTCCCTACTCGAAGCCCAGCATGACCCTGGAGCCCAACAAGGACCTGCGGCCCGGGGACACAGTGACCATCACGTGCTCCAGCTCCCGGGGTTACCCTGAGGCGGAGGTGTTCTGGCAGGACGGGCAGGGTGTGCCCCTGACCAGCAATGTCACCACGTCGCAGATGGCCAACGAGCAGGGCTTGTTCGACGTGCACAGTGTCCTGCGGGTGGTGCTGGGTGCAAATGGCACCTACAGCTGCCTGGTGCGCAACCCCGTGCTGCAGCAGGACGCGCACGGCTCCGTCACCATCACACCCCAGAGAAGCCCCACAG gAGCCATAGAGGTCCAGGTCCCTGAGGACCCGGTGGTGGCCCGGGTGGGCACCAATGCCACCCTGCACTGCTCCTTCTCCCCTGAGCCTGGCTTCAGCCTGGCACAGCTCAACCTCATCTGGCAGCTGACAGACACCAAGCAGCTGGTGCACAGTTTCACCGAGGGCCAGGATCAGGGCAGCGCCTATGCCAACCGCACAGCGCTCTTCCTGGACCTGCTGGCACAGGGCAACGCATCCCTGAGGCTGCAGGGCGTGCGCGTGGCGGACGAGGGCAGCTTCACCTGCTTCGTGAGCATCCGGGACTTCGGCAGCGCTGTGGTCAGCCTGCAGGTGGCTG CTCCCTACTCGAAGCCCAGCATGACCCTGGAGCCCAACAAGGACCTGCGGCCCGGGGACACGGTGACCATCACGTGCTCCAGCTCCCGGGGTTACCCTGAGGCCGAGGTGTTCTGGCAGGACGGGCAGGGTGCGCCCCTGACCAGCAACGTGACCACGTCGCAGATGGCCAACGAGCAGGGCTTGTTCGACGTGCACAGTGTCCTGCGGGTGGTGCTGGGTGCAAATGGCACCTACAGCTGCCTGGTGCGCAACCCCGTGCTGCAGCAGGACGCGCACGGCTCCGTCACCATCACAG GGCAGCCCATGACATTCCCCCCAGAGGCCCTGTGGGTGACCGTGGGGCTCGCTGTCTGCCTTGTTGCACTGCTGGTGGCCCTGGCTTTTGTATGCTGGAGAAAGATCAAACAGAGCTGTGAGGAGGAGAATgcag GAGCTGAGGACCaggatggggagggagaaggagccaAGACGG gctgtgtggctttgggcaaggtGACTTGCTCCTCTGGGCGtcagtttcccatctgtaacATGTCATCCTGA